A genome region from Desulfovibrio sp. includes the following:
- a CDS encoding phosphoglycerate kinase: protein MPIKKMQDLELAGKTVVIREDLNVPMKDGQVTNDKRIRASLPTIRTALEKGAGVVLISHLGRPTEGQYEEQFSLKPVAARLSELLELPVALAPTLDEAKAAPGAVTLLENVRFLKGEKKNDPALAAQLAALGDVYVMDAFGAAHRAHASTEGAVRVAKVACAGPLLRAELDAFAKVLNNPARPLAAIIGGSKVSTKLALLENLLDKVDVLIVGGGIANTFLAAAGYMVGKSLYEEDLVPDAKRIMEQAKNLNRELPLPMDVVTAEELAPGQAATTRAVGDVPADQMILDIGRDTVMQYKKLLSKVATVVWNGPVGAFETDPFGEGTKALAHYLADSKAFVVVGGGDSVAAVEKYGLSEKMGYISTGGGASLELLEGKVLPSVAALEDRG from the coding sequence TTCCCATGAAGGACGGACAGGTCACCAACGACAAGCGCATCCGTGCGTCCTTGCCCACCATCCGCACCGCTCTGGAAAAGGGCGCGGGCGTGGTGCTGATTTCGCATCTGGGGCGGCCCACCGAGGGCCAGTATGAAGAACAGTTTTCGCTCAAGCCCGTGGCGGCCCGTCTTTCAGAACTGCTGGAACTGCCCGTGGCTCTTGCCCCCACGCTCGACGAGGCCAAGGCGGCCCCCGGTGCCGTAACCCTTCTTGAAAACGTGCGTTTTCTCAAGGGTGAAAAAAAGAATGATCCCGCCCTGGCCGCTCAGCTGGCCGCTCTGGGCGATGTATATGTGATGGACGCCTTTGGCGCTGCCCACCGCGCGCATGCCTCCACCGAGGGCGCGGTGCGCGTGGCCAAGGTGGCCTGCGCCGGGCCTCTGCTGCGGGCCGAGCTGGATGCCTTCGCCAAGGTGCTGAATAATCCCGCCCGTCCGCTGGCAGCCATCATCGGCGGTTCCAAGGTTTCCACCAAGCTGGCCCTGCTCGAAAATCTGCTTGACAAGGTGGATGTGCTCATCGTGGGCGGCGGCATTGCCAATACGTTTCTGGCTGCTGCCGGGTACATGGTGGGCAAGTCGCTGTACGAGGAAGACCTCGTGCCCGACGCCAAGCGCATCATGGAGCAGGCCAAGAATCTCAACAGGGAACTGCCCCTGCCCATGGATGTCGTGACCGCTGAAGAACTGGCCCCCGGTCAGGCGGCGACCACCCGCGCCGTAGGCGACGTGCCCGCCGACCAGATGATTCTGGACATCGGCCGAGACACCGTCATGCAGTACAAAAAGCTGCTCTCCAAGGTTGCCACCGTGGTGTGGAACGGTCCCGTGGGCGCTTTTGAAACCGACCCCTTCGGCGAGGGAACCAAGGCACTGGCGCACTATCTTGCCGATTCCAAGGCCTTTGTGGTGGTGGGCGGAGGTGATTCTGTGGCTGCTGTGGAAAAGTACGGCCTGTCTGAAAAAATGGGCTATATCTCCACTGGCGGCGGTGCGTCGCTTGAGCTGCTTGAAGGCAAGGTTCTGCCTTCGGTGGCCGCGCTGGAAGACAGGGGCTAG
- a CDS encoding dihydrodipicolinate reductase, with amino-acid sequence MSKLRIAQYGCGKMSKYSMRYVYEKGAEIVAAFDVNPAVVGHDIGSIIGGPDRGVVVQHASEADRVLAAIKPDACIITTMSLMRDIAEALMVCARNGVNAITTNEEAIFPMNSSPALTRQVDAMAKQTGCTICGSGYQDVFWGNLIATLAGAMHSITRIKGNSSYNVEDYGIALAKAHGAGLDLSAFEREIASADAISPAERQQLIEKGEFLPSYMWNVNGWLAERLGLTVKSQVQKCVPQTHGAELRSETLGMTIPAGHATGMSAVVTTETEEGIVIESECVGKVYAPGEVDRNDWTLMGEPDTQVVISRPATVELTCATIVNRIPDLINAAPGYVTTDLMPVNSYRVKSLDHYVNK; translated from the coding sequence ATGAGCAAATTGCGGATTGCCCAGTATGGTTGTGGAAAAATGTCAAAGTATTCGATGCGCTATGTATATGAGAAAGGCGCGGAAATCGTGGCAGCCTTTGATGTGAACCCGGCGGTAGTGGGCCACGATATCGGCTCTATCATTGGCGGCCCAGACCGGGGCGTGGTAGTGCAGCACGCGAGCGAGGCCGACAGGGTGCTTGCTGCCATCAAGCCCGATGCCTGCATCATCACCACCATGAGCCTGATGCGCGATATCGCCGAGGCCCTCATGGTCTGCGCCAGAAACGGCGTCAACGCCATTACCACCAATGAAGAAGCCATCTTTCCCATGAACTCATCACCCGCGCTCACCCGGCAGGTGGACGCCATGGCAAAGCAGACCGGCTGCACCATCTGCGGTTCGGGGTATCAGGATGTTTTCTGGGGCAATCTTATTGCCACTCTGGCTGGTGCCATGCACAGCATTACGCGCATCAAGGGCAACTCGAGCTACAATGTGGAAGACTACGGCATCGCACTGGCCAAAGCCCACGGCGCAGGCCTCGATCTGTCGGCATTTGAAAGGGAAATTGCCTCGGCAGACGCTATCTCGCCCGCAGAGCGGCAGCAGCTCATCGAAAAGGGCGAGTTTTTGCCCTCGTATATGTGGAACGTCAACGGCTGGCTGGCCGAACGGCTGGGTCTCACGGTAAAAAGTCAGGTGCAGAAGTGTGTGCCGCAAACCCACGGGGCCGAGCTGCGTTCTGAAACCCTGGGCATGACCATACCGGCCGGGCATGCCACGGGCATGTCTGCCGTGGTCACCACTGAGACGGAAGAGGGCATAGTCATCGAGAGCGAGTGCGTGGGTAAGGTCTACGCCCCCGGCGAGGTTGACCGTAACGACTGGACGCTCATGGGCGAACCAGACACTCAGGTCGTCATTTCACGGCCCGCCACGGTAGAGCTGACCTGCGCCACCATAGTCAACCGCATTCCTGACCTCATCAACGCCGCGCCCGGTTACGTGACCACCGATCTCATGCCGGTCAACAGCTACCGCGTCAAATCTCTTGACCATTACGTGAACAAGTAA